One Synergistaceae bacterium DNA window includes the following coding sequences:
- a CDS encoding capsule biosynthesis protein CapB produces the protein MLNSPIRILVTGTRGKSSLVRLIHAGLLSYGLNAYARITGVLPRSLTPSGERIIRRDSPVNIREMLWWLRSLPSDAEAIVLENSAVSPELQPAAAHWLSPTLTVITNTRPDHQDAWGYGEDSAYRAIMKGVPYNAPVLLGQDTADFRTGNINLALEALRLSGVNVAREVLEAVPPDVADFRILGEGDDLLACAFSANDTESTEMLFTLTGWASREVTLLYHHRPDRTARLKVFRRWIDGRKWRDIVITDSRQSFSFEEWRRGRGKVFACGNVAGWPLDYLLCTQQSR, from the coding sequence TTGCTGAACAGTCCTATTCGCATCCTAGTAACCGGCACACGGGGCAAATCCTCCCTCGTCCGCCTGATTCACGCAGGCCTGCTCTCTTACGGCCTCAACGCCTACGCCCGCATAACAGGAGTCCTGCCCCGCTCGCTCACACCTTCCGGCGAAAGAATCATCCGCCGCGACTCCCCCGTCAACATCCGCGAAATGCTCTGGTGGCTTCGCAGCCTTCCTTCTGACGCAGAAGCAATCGTCCTCGAGAACAGCGCAGTTTCACCCGAACTTCAGCCCGCCGCCGCGCACTGGCTCAGCCCGACACTGACCGTCATCACCAACACCCGCCCCGACCATCAGGACGCGTGGGGCTACGGAGAAGACTCCGCGTACCGCGCCATCATGAAGGGAGTTCCCTATAACGCGCCCGTTCTTCTTGGCCAAGACACCGCAGACTTCCGCACCGGCAACATAAATCTTGCGCTGGAGGCACTGAGGCTCTCAGGCGTGAACGTTGCGCGTGAAGTCCTCGAGGCTGTCCCGCCGGATGTCGCTGACTTCAGGATTCTCGGTGAAGGTGATGACTTGCTGGCCTGCGCGTTCTCCGCCAACGACACAGAGAGCACAGAGATGCTCTTCACGCTCACGGGCTGGGCGAGTCGTGAAGTTACTCTGCTCTACCACCACAGGCCCGACAGGACAGCGCGGCTCAAGGTGTTCAGGAGATGGATTGACGGCAGAAAGTGGAGGGATATAGTTATCACGGACAGCAGACAGTCTTTCAGCTTTGAGGAATGGAGGCGCGGAAGAGGCAAAGTCTTCGCCTGCGGAAACGTCGCGGGCTGGCCTCTCGACTACCTGCTATGCACACAACAATCACGTTAA
- a CDS encoding capsule biosynthesis protein CapC: MHTTITLITGILLGLVWKRRTGWGVGGIITPGLLALYPPERIALCLVAGAVLAPAIEALSRRLDLWGTERTGCAMILAVLLREVLPSAGFVVPGLVACDINRQGIVMTLCGAVSCTLTTIMLTGLMP; the protein is encoded by the coding sequence ATGCACACAACAATCACGTTAATCACCGGAATATTGCTTGGTCTGGTCTGGAAGCGTCGCACCGGCTGGGGTGTGGGCGGAATAATCACTCCCGGCCTACTCGCGCTGTACCCTCCCGAACGAATCGCGCTCTGCCTTGTTGCAGGGGCTGTGCTTGCTCCTGCCATTGAGGCACTCTCCCGACGGCTTGACCTCTGGGGCACTGAACGCACGGGCTGTGCAATGATTCTCGCGGTACTGCTGCGTGAGGTTCTGCCGTCTGCAGGGTTCGTCGTGCCGGGACTTGTTGCCTGCGACATAAACCGTCAGGGCATCGTTATGACCTTGTGCGGTGCTGTATCATGTACTCTCACGACAATAATGCTCACGGGGTTGATGCCATGA
- the pgsW gene encoding poly-gamma-glutamate system protein — MTNYTRLIVLTVIILIIFLLFHSTLSSKETRLFRKILSAQQFLWNSVGVDTEHDPYRSGFIGVEFSEITTTLGSLPAKQCSTDPLWAVQFTRWFRELNLTRGDKVLVSASSSFPAMVYSCLAACEELGLEVTFMLSLGSSSWGANREGLNLAAMLDILRRGGFLKTRPVFCTLGGTNENAVGMDEETKRILQGSVSDDVMVKGLTLDELVALKSGYIAGSKLVVNIGGNASSMGTDSMSLNLPAGIVYPSDNLDGGNGLAGNALRAGVPVLHVLNLKGLSEKCGIDFAARRSGFRRGRSILGGLLAGGVFAFFMITHKRWVYE, encoded by the coding sequence ATGACCAATTACACGCGCCTGATAGTCCTTACAGTTATAATCCTCATCATCTTTCTGCTTTTTCACAGCACGCTGAGCAGCAAGGAGACCCGCCTCTTCCGCAAGATACTTTCCGCACAGCAATTCCTCTGGAACTCTGTCGGCGTTGATACGGAGCATGACCCGTACCGTTCCGGGTTCATCGGTGTTGAGTTCAGCGAAATCACCACGACACTGGGCAGCCTTCCCGCAAAGCAGTGCAGTACAGACCCGCTCTGGGCAGTGCAGTTCACGCGGTGGTTCAGGGAACTTAATTTAACGCGCGGAGACAAAGTGCTCGTGTCCGCGTCGTCAAGTTTCCCCGCGATGGTGTATTCGTGTCTGGCGGCGTGCGAGGAGCTGGGGCTTGAGGTTACGTTCATGCTGTCTCTGGGTTCTTCGTCGTGGGGGGCTAACCGCGAAGGGCTGAATCTCGCGGCGATGCTGGACATCTTGCGTCGCGGAGGTTTCCTCAAGACACGTCCCGTCTTCTGCACGTTAGGCGGCACAAACGAGAACGCTGTCGGCATGGACGAAGAAACGAAGCGAATTCTTCAGGGCAGTGTCAGTGATGATGTGATGGTGAAAGGCCTCACGCTCGACGAACTTGTTGCGCTGAAGTCAGGCTATATTGCCGGCAGCAAGCTCGTTGTGAACATCGGCGGCAACGCTTCTAGCATGGGCACGGACAGCATGAGCCTGAATCTTCCGGCTGGCATCGTCTACCCCTCAGACAATCTCGACGGCGGAAACGGTCTCGCGGGAAATGCCTTGCGCGCAGGAGTCCCTGTCCTTCACGTCCTCAACCTCAAAGGTTTATCGGAGAAGTGCGGCATAGACTTCGCGGCCCGGCGTTCTGGCTTCAGGAGAGGCAGGAGCATTCTCGGCGGATTGCTGGCTGGCGGAGTGTTCGCGTTCTTCATGATTACACACAAACGCTGGGTGTACGAATAA